From Scleropages formosus chromosome 1, fSclFor1.1, whole genome shotgun sequence, a single genomic window includes:
- the sirt7 gene encoding NAD-dependent protein deacetylase sirtuin-7: MEAPSAAGRVAPSRAERKAQEREQILEREKRRKTLKLVSRILKKSELERTAEDADELRRHEDTVRELCTRQLRRSILKRKQEEVFDDAEELRRKVSQLAVAVRGARHLVVYTGAGISTAASIPDYRGPNGLWTQLQKGRSVSTSDLSAAEPTLTHMSIRMLHKEKLVQHVVSQNCDGLHLRSGLPRHALSELHGNMFMEVCTSCSPAREYVRLFDVTERTALRRHGTSRRCPQCGGELRDTIVHFGERGTLEQPLNWKGAMEAAAKADVILCLGSSLKVLKKYTCLWCMNKSTDKRPKLYIVNLQWTPKDDLATLKIHAKCDDAMRLLMQELDITIPPYVKAEDPIFRLATPLRPGEENSHTRKVISPSAGQEDCVSAPKGTALSAAVQGGWFGRGYSKGRRKRKTST, from the exons ATGGAGGCGCCGTCGGCAGCTGGACGCGTCGCTCCGTCCCGGGCCGAGAGGAAAGCGCAGGAACGGGAGCAGATCCTGGAGCGGGAGAAGCGCAGGAAGACGCTCAAACTG GTGTCCCGCATCCTGAAGAAGTCGGAGCTCGAGCGCACAGCGGAGGACGCGGATGAGCTGCGGCGCCACGAGGACACAGTCCGCGAGCTGTGCACGCGGCAGCTGCGCAGGAGCATCCTGAAGAGAAAACAGGAGGAG GTGTTTGACGACGCCGAGGAGCTGCGGAGGAAGGTGTCGCAGCTGGCGGTGGCGGTGCGTGGAGCCAGGCACCTCGTGGTGTACACTGGAGCGGGCATTAGCACG GCGGCTTCCATCCCCGACTACCGTGGTCCAAACGGCCTGTGGACTCAGCTACAGAAGGGCCGTTCGGTGAG CACCTCGGACCTGAGCGCAGCAGAGCCCACGTTGACCCACATGAGCATCCGGATGCTCCACAAGGAGAAGCTG GTGCAACACGTGGTGTCTCAGAACTGCGACGGACTCCACCTGCGCAGCGGGCTGCCCAGACACGCCCTGTCGGAACTTCACGGGAACATGTTCATGGAA GTGTGCACCTCGTGTTCCCCAGCCCGGGAGTACGTGCGGCTGTTTGACGTGACGGAGCGCACGGCGCTCCGGAGACACGGCACGAGCCGCCGATGTCCCCAGTGTGGTGGCGAGCTGCGCGACACCATCGTGCACTTCGGCGAACGGGGAACCCTGGAGCAGCCGCTCAACTGGAAAGGCGCCATGGAAGCTGCCGCGAAGGCCGACGTCATCCTCTGCCTGGGCTCTAGCCTCAAG GTCCTTAAGAAGTATACCTGTCTGTGGTGCATGAACAAGTCGACGGACAAGAGACCGAAACTGTACATCGTCAACCTGCAG TGGACACCGAAGGATGACCTGGCAACCTTGAAGATCCACGCAAAGTGCGACGATGCGATGCGTCTTTTGATGCAGGAGCTGGACATTACCATTCCGCCGTATGTCAA AGCAGAAGACCCTATTTTCAGATTGGCCACCCCATTAAGGCCCGGAGAAGAAAACAGCCACACGCGTAAAGTTATATCGCCATCTGCTGGACAGGAGGACTGCGTGTCGGCTCCCAAGGGGACGGCCTTGAGCGCGGCGGTTCAGGGCGGCTGGTTTGGACGAGGGTACtccaaaggaaggagaaaaaggaaGACGTCAACCTAA